TGCATGTCGTACTGTCCTGTCCGCCGGAGAAAACGACGAGCGCTTTGTTTCTGTCCATTCTTCATCTACCTCTCATCATTCGATATCCAATTATATGATTTTACCAATTTTTAAGGTGAATTTCCACTCTCCAAACCTTTTATTCCTCATCCTTCAGGCTGAAAGTTGTGTTTATCATTATACTTTTTAGGCTATGAAACTATATCTCGATTTAAAGAAGAACAGGAGAGATTGATAATGGCAAACCTGGAAGAGATTTTTAAAGCGCAGGAAAAATATTATGATACAGGCAATCAGATAAAAGGCGACACCGGCAAGTACGGGATGGTCGCAAGTGCCATCAAGGAGGCCACCCATGCCGGCAACCAGATGCTTGATCAGGGCGGCAATGCATTCGATGCACTCATTGCAGTGCAGCTCTCACTGGCAGTTGTTGAAGGTATGAATACCGGCATCGGCGCAGGCGGTTTCATCGTGTGCCACGAAGAGGAGAAGAATGAAACCAAAGTCATCAACGCACATTCGCGGGCGCCGGCGGAACTGGAACCGGAATGTTTCGTATATGACAACGGCGAAGTGATTCCATTCGACAAACGTTCTACCCATGGCAGTTCGGTTGGTGTGCCGGGCATAATGAAGGGGCTCAAGCATCTGCATGAAAATTATGCCACCCTGCCCCTTGAAACATTGATTGCGCCTGCAATCGAACTTGCCGAATCTGATTTCCGTGTGAACTCTTTATGGGAACGTACACTCCACCTTTTCGATCATCGCCTCGGGGAAGAGGCACGCAAGAAATTCATGCCGGATGGCAAGCCGCTCAGGGAAGGCGACACCATCGTCCAGCCTGAACTTGCGAAAACTTTGAAGATCATCAGGGACGAAGGTTTCGATTCCGTATATGAAGGGGAGATTGCAGATGCCATCGTAGAAGCCGTCCAAGACCAGGGCGGAGTCATGACCCACCAGGATCTCATCAACTACCATGTCAAAATTGAAGAACCATTATGGAGCCGCTACAGAGGTTACGACATTGCGACACCTGCGCCACCAAGCGGCGGCGGCATCGCAGTGGCCCAGCAGTTGAAAATACTTGAAAATCTCGACATTTCACAATATGATCCGCATTCCGTTGAAAAATACCATCTGCTTGCACAGACGATGCAGCTTGCACTCGCGGATAAGAATACGCATATCGGTGATGCAGACTTCCACGAACTCCCGATGGATGGCCTGATGGATGAGGAGTATATAACAGAACGCATTCAGCTGATCTCCGAAGAAAACAACGCCAGAACTTATGAAGCGGGAGACCCTTGGAAATATCAGCCAGGCAGGGACGGTACGATTGAAACCGACAGATATGCAGGCAACGAAGGCATGGAGACGACCCATTTCACTGCAGTGGACCAATGGGGCAATGTCGCTTCCTGCACATCTTCCATAGAACGGATCTATGGCTCAGGCATCATGGTGCCCGGCTACGGGTTCATCATGAACAACGACCTTACAGACTTCGAAGCTGAGCCGGGACAGGTCAATGAACCGAACGGCCATAAGTATCCGACAAGCTCCAAATGTCCAACGATACTGTTCCACGAAGGGAAGCCGTTCTTCACACTCGGCTCCCCTGGCGCGCAGACCATCGTCGCCTCCGTCGCCCAGACGATCATCAACATCATAGACTACAACATGTCGCTCGATGAAGCGATCAGGGATCCGAGGATCTATGTGACCCGTGACCTCGAAACACAGTGGGAGGACGGCCTCGAAAAAGAGGTTCTTGAATCACTCAAGAAGCTCGGCTACTCTTTCGACCAGTCGTTCAGGGAGCAGACTGCGGACACCCGCCTCGGCGATGTACAGGCGATCATGATCGACCAGACGAACGGCCATAAGCTCTATGGTGCAGCCGACTCGCCGCGCCCGGGCGGTGCAGAAGGCCTGTAGCAATGAATTGAATAATTATTGACAGGTGTAAAAAGTCCTTTCAAATGCATTGTTTAATTGATATAATAAACAATTGCATGAAAGGACTTTTATTCCATGCAACTATCAGGTATATCCTGCAAATATAATTGATAGGTGGAAAAGACAATGAAATATCAAGTTTTACTCTATTACTACTACACAGACATTGAAGATCCCGAGGGATTCTCATCGGAGCACCTTGAGCTGTGCAAAAGCATGAACCTCAAAGGGCGCATCCTGGTCGCGAACGAAGGTATAAACGGCACCGTATCCGGCACCGTGGAAGATACCGAAAAGTATATGGAATACATGAAGAATCATCCACTTTTCGATGGCATCGTGTTCAAGATCGATCCGTCTGAAGGCCACACCTTCAAGAAGATGCATGTACGTCCCCGTCCTGAGCTCGTCAACCTCAGCCTTGAGGATGACATCAATCCCCGTGAAATGACGGGTGAATACCTCGAACCAAAGGATTTCTATGCGCAGATGCAAGACGAAAATACGATTGTCCTCGATGCAAGGAACACTTATGAGTATGATGTCGGCCATTTCCGTGGCGCCATCCGTCCGGATGTGGAGACATTCCGGGAACTTCCGGAATGGGTGAGGGAGAACCGCGATATGCTCGAAGGCAAACGCATCCTGACATACTGCACCGGCGGCATACGCTGCGAGAAGTTTTCAGGCTGGCTCAAGCGTGAAGGATTTGAAGATGTCGGACAGCTCCATGGCGGCATCGCAACATACGGCAAAGACCCTGAAGTCAAAGGGCAGAACTGGGATGGCATGATGTATGTCTTCGATGAAAGGTTGACCGTACCCGTAAATCAGGTGGAACACAATGTCGTCGGCAGAGATCATTTCAACGGCACACCATGCGAACGCTACATCAACTGTGCAAATCCGGAATGCAACGACCAGATCCTCGCTTCGGAAGAAAATGAAGCGAAGCACCTTGGCGGCTGCTCGCTGGAATGTACAAAGCACCCCAGAAACAGATATGTCATTGAAAATGATCTGTCGGCAGAAGAAGTGGATGCACAGATAAAAGTGCTCGAAGAAGAAGCATACGCTAAATAAAAGAGGACCCCTCATCCAATCTATGTTGGATGAGGGGTCTTTTCATCAGAATTTGACGATGACGCGGCCACGGACCCGCCCTTTAAGGATATCCCGCAAAGTACCCGGGAGCTCCTCGAGTGATACTTCATGGGAGATATGCGTTTCCAGGGCAGAAGGTTTCAGTTCGCCAGCGAGGCTCTCCCAGACCTTTTTTCTCGGCTCCATCGGATATTTGACGGAATCGATCCCGAGCCAGTTTATTGCCCGGGAAATGAATGGAAGGACGGTGGTCTCCACTTCTATGCCGCCAGCGAGTCCGCACGTGGCGACTGAACCACCATAATCGAGGCTGCTCAATATATACTGCAGTGTCTTGCCGCCAACCGGGTCGATGGCTGCCTGCCATTGCCGCTTCCGGGTGGACTTCCCGTCGGTGTCGGTCACTTCATCCCGGTGGATGACTTTGGCTGCCCCGAGGGATTTCAGATATTCAGCCTCTTCTGTCCGACCTGTGCTTGCCACGACCTCATATCCCTTATCCGCGAGCATATTGATGGCAAGACTGCCGACCCCGCCGCTTGCGCCGTCGACGAGCACCTTTCCACTCCCGGGCTCAAGTCCATTCTCCTCAAGCCTCTTTACACACAGTGCGGCCGTGAAACCTGCGGTGCCGAGTTCCATCGATTCCTTGAGCGTCAGTCCTTCAGGCAGGGGGACGACCCATTCCGCAGGAATCCTGGCGACTTCACTGAAACCGCCGCTGTGCCGCGTACCGATATAGTAGCTGGTGGCGATCACTTCGTCCCCTTCCTGAAAACGTTCATCTTCAGATGAAATCACCGTACCTGCAAGGTCGATTCCCGGTACAAGCGGGAACGTCTCGGCAATGCTGCCCGTCACTGCGACCATGCCATCCTTATAGTTCACACTTGAATATGCAACTTTGATCGTCACTTCCCCTTCAGACAGATCCTCCATGCCGATCTCCTTGATATCCATCGTTGTACCCTCATCCGCCTTGTCTATGACCAATGCCTTGAATCGTTCCATATGTAGCCTCCTCATAAAATG
The sequence above is drawn from the Salinicoccus roseus genome and encodes:
- the ggt gene encoding gamma-glutamyltransferase; the encoded protein is MANLEEIFKAQEKYYDTGNQIKGDTGKYGMVASAIKEATHAGNQMLDQGGNAFDALIAVQLSLAVVEGMNTGIGAGGFIVCHEEEKNETKVINAHSRAPAELEPECFVYDNGEVIPFDKRSTHGSSVGVPGIMKGLKHLHENYATLPLETLIAPAIELAESDFRVNSLWERTLHLFDHRLGEEARKKFMPDGKPLREGDTIVQPELAKTLKIIRDEGFDSVYEGEIADAIVEAVQDQGGVMTHQDLINYHVKIEEPLWSRYRGYDIATPAPPSGGGIAVAQQLKILENLDISQYDPHSVEKYHLLAQTMQLALADKNTHIGDADFHELPMDGLMDEEYITERIQLISEENNARTYEAGDPWKYQPGRDGTIETDRYAGNEGMETTHFTAVDQWGNVASCTSSIERIYGSGIMVPGYGFIMNNDLTDFEAEPGQVNEPNGHKYPTSSKCPTILFHEGKPFFTLGSPGAQTIVASVAQTIINIIDYNMSLDEAIRDPRIYVTRDLETQWEDGLEKEVLESLKKLGYSFDQSFREQTADTRLGDVQAIMIDQTNGHKLYGAADSPRPGGAEGL
- a CDS encoding rhodanese-related sulfurtransferase, with protein sequence MKYQVLLYYYYTDIEDPEGFSSEHLELCKSMNLKGRILVANEGINGTVSGTVEDTEKYMEYMKNHPLFDGIVFKIDPSEGHTFKKMHVRPRPELVNLSLEDDINPREMTGEYLEPKDFYAQMQDENTIVLDARNTYEYDVGHFRGAIRPDVETFRELPEWVRENRDMLEGKRILTYCTGGIRCEKFSGWLKREGFEDVGQLHGGIATYGKDPEVKGQNWDGMMYVFDERLTVPVNQVEHNVVGRDHFNGTPCERYINCANPECNDQILASEENEAKHLGGCSLECTKHPRNRYVIENDLSAEEVDAQIKVLEEEAYAK
- a CDS encoding acryloyl-CoA reductase, encoding MERFKALVIDKADEGTTMDIKEIGMEDLSEGEVTIKVAYSSVNYKDGMVAVTGSIAETFPLVPGIDLAGTVISSEDERFQEGDEVIATSYYIGTRHSGGFSEVARIPAEWVVPLPEGLTLKESMELGTAGFTAALCVKRLEENGLEPGSGKVLVDGASGGVGSLAINMLADKGYEVVASTGRTEEAEYLKSLGAAKVIHRDEVTDTDGKSTRKRQWQAAIDPVGGKTLQYILSSLDYGGSVATCGLAGGIEVETTVLPFISRAINWLGIDSVKYPMEPRKKVWESLAGELKPSALETHISHEVSLEELPGTLRDILKGRVRGRVIVKF